From a region of the Schistocerca americana isolate TAMUIC-IGC-003095 unplaced genomic scaffold, iqSchAmer2.1 HiC_scaffold_24, whole genome shotgun sequence genome:
- the LOC124575365 gene encoding molybdenum cofactor biosynthesis protein 1-like, translated as MVDVGSKLVTERAAAARAKVFVGPELVKLVRENGLKKGDVLSVARLAGKLGSKQTSSLIPLCHNISLSSVAVDIELDSALNCVIVTGTAKCRGQTGVEMEALTAVSVSALTVYDMCKAVSHDIVISEIMLLAKSGGTRGDFHRT; from the coding sequence atggtcgacgtgggttcgaagctggtgacagaacgggctgctgcagcacgagcaaaggtttttgtgggacccgaactggtgaaactcgtacgagaaaatggcctgaagaaaggtgacgtacttagcgttgctcgcctggcgggaaaattggggtccaagcagacgtccagccttatccctctgtgtcataacatatctttatcctctgtggctgtggacattgaactggactctgctctcaactgtgtgattgtaactggcacggcaaagtgtagagggcagacgggtgtggagatggaagctctcactgctgtatcggtgtctgccttaacagtgtacgatatgtgcaaagctgtgagtcatgacattgtgatatctgaaataatgcttctggccaaaagtgggggaactagaggagacttccaccggacatga